GGCGGGACTCGGGCAGGCACATACTCGTCATTCAATCCGAGGCAATATGCACCCAGCGGGGTGACGCGGAAGTAAGTCAAGCCATCGTAGCGGCTCAGAAATTCCAGTTCATCAGTTCCCCACATTTGGCGGTAGTCGTGACGCGCCCCGGACGGTTCGATGTACGCGACGTCGATGATGCCGAGAACGGCCGCGTACTCGAAGAGAAGACAGAGCAGATATCGAAACTGCAGAATCGACCAATCGTGATAGCCGCTATGGCCCAAATTGCCGTAGTTCGCCTCACAGATATAGAGGCTCCACGGATCGTGTGTAACCTCGAACGTATGGCCGGCCGCCTCCATGAATCGGGAAAGGTCGTCGACGTTTATCCACGATCCGATTGGGCAGATCCGCAGCATTTCATTGACTACGGAGCGACGCGGCGCGACCGCCGTCATTACGCGCCCCTTAGATTTCTGCCCTTTGATGGCGTCGATGCGGCTGAACTCATCGAAGAGAGTGAACCTCAGCCACTTGCTCCAGATTGCCCTCAATACATTGGCTGGGACGGATGCCAGCGCTTTTCGGCCCGCATCGCTCAAAGCGAGCTTGTTGCCGTTTTGTTGTACCAAGCCGGCTGCCTTGAGCAGCAGCGGCCACGAGAACGCCTTGATCGGGCCGATCTCCGACGCGCGCTGACCTTGTTCGCTTGGTGGAACATCGAAATCGCCATCGGTGAGATGATCAGTCAGCAAGCGCAGTGTAGCGGTGTTAGGCAGCGATGTCTTATCGCTCACTTGAATCTTGCCCTGTTCTATCAAACGCAGCAGAACGGGCAGATCGATCATCGCATCGTGCTCGTTACACCTCACCGTCAGCCGTCGTTCGCCGGCCTTCTCTGGAAGCGTTGCGAGGGGACTCAACCTGACGGGTAGCGGCTCTCGCACGAAGCCTCGGAGTCGCTCGCGCAGATCGAACGGCAAGCGGTAACGTCCGGCCTCGTAATACAAAAATAGGCCTAATGCCGTCGGCCGCCCAGAGTAGGAATGCCGTCGGCCGCCCTCGCTAACGGTGAAATCGGGCAATCGCCCGTATTTTGCTCGAAACCGCTTTCCATCAAAGAGGCTGTCCGAGGCATATGCGGTCTCCGCTACAGCCATACGTTGGATATCATCCAGACGATCCCACAGCGTGCGCAGCCCGTCATCGTCGAGCCTTTTCAAAATCTGTCCGATCAGGACGTCTTTTTTGCCGGTGAGAGAGGTGTCGGGCAGCCAGTGCATCAGCGATTTCAACTGGTTGATGGTGAGGCGTTCGAGCGCGTCGTTCAGCATGTCGATGGGTGAAATTGAGTGGGTTTTTCAGAACGGCTTCGCGGCAGGCAAGGCGCAAGAGTGCTCCTCGAGTGCCGCTCTGACCCAACCGAATCCCACACGCTCCTGCTCGAGTCGCAGCCCGTGGCGGATTCGGTTGTCGCGCAGGTCGTCGAAGAGGCCTCGCTCTTTTGCCGTGAGCCGCGGCAAATCGCGCGTGACCTGATTGCCTTCTTCTCCCCAGAACGCTTCGTGCGCTATCAGCGTCGCACAATCCATCAGGAACGACCCGACGTGCGGGAAGCGCCCGCGCAATTGGTCGAGAATGGCGAAGCCATGTGTGTCGATGTCGCCCCAGTAATGAAGCGCGCAATCCGTGAGCCATTGCGCCGCCTGCAGTGATTCCCAACCGTAGCCCGCCCCGAAGAGCACTATTGATTGCGGGACATCCGGGAATGCCAGGAAATTTGTCTCGTTTTCGGTAATGAAGACATGCCGGCATGGCAGGGCGAGGCGCGCGAAGCTGTCCGCGTCGAGCGCAATGTCCGGGCGCACCACACCAGGCAGTACAACGAGCTGCTCGTCGAGAATGCGAAATCGGATACGGGACGGCTTTTCTCGAAAGCCGTAGCGGGCGGCGAATTGTGCGGTGCCGGTCCGGTTGCCGTCGATCGCTTCCGGCGGTAGCACGAGATCGAGCCACTGCGCGAGCACGCCACGCCGCGCTTCGATGAACTTCGTGTCCACCAACGGGATTTCCGCCTGTCGCAGATAGAGCCCAGGCCGCGGGTGCACCTGCATCCAATCGACGACGGCAAGCAACCGTTCCCAGTCGTCAGCGAGTTCGAGCGCTTGCAACGGGCGTTGCGCGAGCCATGCGACGAGCCGCGGCTGACGCGCGCGAGTGACCTCCAGCAACTGCTCGAAGCGAGCGGTCTCGCGGCGTTTGCCCGTAAGCGCGAGCGCGTCGTCCAGGCTGTCTACCCAAGCGGCCTGTGGCACGCGCTGTATTCCGAGAATGCGATGATTGATCTCACGCCATTCAATGCGCACGCGCGGTGCGGTGGTGAGCGCTGCGATCCAGCCGCGCGTAGCTTCGAAATGCTCAGCCAGTTCCGCCGAACTCGGTCCCTTCAACGTGAGCCGCAGCGGAAAGGTATCGTCATGACCGCAGGCGAGACCGCGCAGCCACTCACCGCGCTCCCAAAGGATCT
The sequence above is a segment of the Trinickia acidisoli genome. Coding sequences within it:
- a CDS encoding Wadjet anti-phage system protein JetD domain-containing protein encodes the protein MSWTTPADLRNRLQILWERGEWLRGLACGHDDTFPLRLTLKGPSSAELAEHFEATRGWIAALTTAPRVRIEWREINHRILGIQRVPQAAWVDSLDDALALTGKRRETARFEQLLEVTRARQPRLVAWLAQRPLQALELADDWERLLAVVDWMQVHPRPGLYLRQAEIPLVDTKFIEARRGVLAQWLDLVLPPEAIDGNRTGTAQFAARYGFREKPSRIRFRILDEQLVVLPGVVRPDIALDADSFARLALPCRHVFITENETNFLAFPDVPQSIVLFGAGYGWESLQAAQWLTDCALHYWGDIDTHGFAILDQLRGRFPHVGSFLMDCATLIAHEAFWGEEGNQVTRDLPRLTAKERGLFDDLRDNRIRHGLRLEQERVGFGWVRAALEEHSCALPAAKPF